The following coding sequences lie in one Haladaptatus sp. DJG-WS-42 genomic window:
- a CDS encoding TatD family hydrolase, translated as MTGRYPTKRPIDAAVAGSDTEFDPPAELLSMPWIDIHNHAHTLSWGDREKFALSGCEQMVMMAAAYYWLPYKPVAADDVRFLWDDALNRLAQIRQSHLFDAKLGIGIHTGTRVKDVSELLDLMPDYCALDEVAAVGEIGITASQHVDGWRLAEQKEMMRRQFEIARDANLPAIVHTPADLDGVDIPDRVRGGLPGYELDLSMQQDPVLTGENVKLQATELDIALKDEAGLPDDQMVISHGDQQIAPTVLETTDCYLSFTVSYPWLLGVTAEDVAAVIKEYGSERVLIETDSAGILRGDVFSFKRTLFELYRHGLSEETIKQVAYDNPKSLLS; from the coding sequence ATGACCGGGCGATACCCGACGAAACGACCGATTGACGCGGCGGTTGCGGGGAGCGACACGGAATTTGACCCACCCGCCGAACTGCTCTCGATGCCGTGGATAGACATTCATAACCATGCGCACACGCTCTCGTGGGGAGACCGCGAGAAGTTTGCATTGAGCGGCTGTGAGCAAATGGTGATGATGGCGGCGGCGTACTACTGGCTACCGTACAAACCAGTCGCGGCCGACGACGTGCGATTTCTTTGGGACGACGCGCTCAACCGCCTCGCACAGATTCGCCAGTCGCACCTGTTCGACGCGAAACTCGGGATTGGCATTCACACGGGCACGCGCGTCAAGGATGTTTCCGAATTACTCGACTTGATGCCCGACTACTGCGCGCTTGACGAGGTTGCTGCGGTAGGAGAAATCGGGATTACTGCCTCTCAGCACGTCGACGGCTGGAGGCTTGCCGAGCAAAAAGAGATGATGCGCCGCCAGTTTGAGATTGCTCGGGACGCGAACCTCCCCGCAATCGTCCACACACCCGCAGACCTCGATGGCGTAGACATTCCAGACCGCGTGCGCGGCGGGCTTCCGGGCTACGAATTAGACCTCTCGATGCAACAAGACCCCGTGCTCACCGGGGAGAACGTGAAACTGCAAGCCACTGAACTCGACATTGCGCTCAAAGACGAGGCAGGGTTGCCTGACGACCAAATGGTCATCTCCCACGGCGACCAGCAGATTGCGCCAACTGTGCTCGAAACGACCGATTGCTACCTGAGTTTTACCGTGAGTTACCCGTGGCTCTTGGGTGTCACCGCAGAGGATGTCGCGGCGGTCATCAAAGAGTACGGCTCGGAGCGCGTGCTCATCGAAACCGACAGTGCTGGTATCCTTCGCGGTGACGTGTTCTCGTTCAAGCGGACACTGTTCGAACTCTACCGCCACGGATTGTCTGAAGAAACCATCAAACAGGTTGCTTACGACAACCCGAAATCCCTACTCTCGTGA
- a CDS encoding tyrosine-type recombinase/integrase — protein MGVSNQTDATADPVGYFLQDMVYHGKSERTRNAYERVLREFEAFLADGSRNPRGTAITPADAGQRDCMAWVHTMRGRLAESTVATYASYLHRFYAYMTQVGAFDSNPMTLVREEMDERINKDPTRREITLPAMREFVQGLGHPLEQAVVVTLLKTGMRVGELCNVDCRDIHIEDEWVKSTYDSSIRVAIEARPNSLFVASEPSRGLVVNGEKRTASNKRKRDTVIPIDAELRRVLKRWLAIRPDAASSAAPLFVSTGDEWGKRLTPEMVRAMVKTHAREAGWYRSGGGAEENVTPHYFRHFFTTHLRDATGERGVVKYLRGDVAEDIIDTYTHNWGDRVREVYAENIYSLL, from the coding sequence ATGGGCGTCAGTAACCAGACCGACGCGACAGCAGACCCGGTGGGATACTTCCTCCAAGACATGGTCTATCACGGCAAAAGCGAACGGACGAGAAACGCCTACGAACGGGTATTACGGGAGTTTGAGGCGTTTTTAGCCGACGGGTCGCGCAATCCGCGCGGCACGGCCATCACCCCCGCCGACGCAGGCCAACGCGACTGCATGGCGTGGGTACACACCATGCGCGGGCGGCTCGCAGAGAGCACGGTCGCCACCTACGCTTCCTACCTCCACCGGTTTTACGCCTATATGACCCAAGTCGGAGCGTTCGATTCGAACCCCATGACCCTCGTCCGTGAAGAGATGGACGAACGCATCAACAAGGACCCGACGCGCCGCGAGATCACACTCCCCGCAATGCGTGAGTTCGTCCAAGGACTTGGCCACCCGCTCGAACAGGCGGTTGTCGTCACGCTGCTCAAAACTGGGATGCGTGTTGGCGAACTCTGCAACGTCGATTGCAGGGACATTCACATCGAAGACGAATGGGTGAAATCAACATACGATAGCTCGATTCGAGTGGCAATCGAAGCGCGTCCGAACTCGTTGTTCGTCGCCAGTGAGCCGTCTCGCGGACTGGTCGTAAACGGCGAAAAACGCACCGCGTCGAACAAGCGCAAACGAGATACGGTGATACCAATCGACGCGGAGCTGCGTCGCGTGCTGAAACGCTGGCTCGCAATCCGGCCAGACGCGGCGTCTTCGGCCGCTCCACTCTTCGTGAGCACCGGTGACGAATGGGGCAAGCGACTGACTCCCGAGATGGTGCGCGCGATGGTCAAAACCCATGCACGAGAGGCCGGTTGGTACCGCTCAGGCGGCGGTGCAGAAGAGAACGTCACGCCCCACTACTTTCGCCACTTTTTCACCACGCACCTCCGGGACGCAACGGGCGAGCGCGGCGTCGTGAAGTACCTCCGTGGCGACGTCGCAGAAGACATCATCGACACCTACACCCACAACTGGGGCGACCGCGTGCGCGAGGTCTACGCGGAAAACATTTATTCGTTGCTGTAG
- a CDS encoding aldolase/citrate lyase family protein: METLRQNTLRKTLESGNVALGILDNTYSPTLVEFYGELGLDFVWIDFEHGGPSPWDGERLTELLRAAELVDTELLVRLPSTEPGLIRKALDVGARNLFLSRVKTVEEVEDAVSATQFRYRDAAGERGLASPRAARWGLAADYVGSEDTETVIGVTIETREAVEHIDEILAVPALGFVFAGPLDLSVAYGHPGDIDHAVVTEAVETIRTAAVEAGVPLGGLGFGMDDVNEKAKTGYQLLNIGSTTGALKGAVEGWLAADGRQT, translated from the coding sequence ATGGAGACGCTTCGACAGAACACCCTCCGCAAGACGTTGGAATCGGGGAACGTTGCTCTTGGGATTCTCGATAACACATACAGCCCGACGCTGGTCGAGTTCTACGGCGAACTCGGCCTTGACTTCGTGTGGATTGATTTCGAACACGGTGGCCCGAGCCCGTGGGACGGTGAACGGTTGACCGAACTGCTTCGTGCGGCGGAATTGGTTGACACCGAACTGCTCGTCCGCCTTCCTTCGACGGAACCTGGCTTGATTCGAAAGGCGCTCGATGTCGGCGCGAGAAACTTGTTTCTCTCGCGCGTGAAGACAGTCGAAGAAGTCGAAGACGCTGTTAGCGCGACACAATTTCGCTACCGCGACGCCGCGGGCGAGCGCGGACTTGCAAGTCCGCGTGCCGCACGATGGGGACTTGCAGCGGACTACGTCGGAAGCGAAGACACGGAGACGGTGATTGGCGTGACCATCGAAACCCGCGAAGCCGTCGAACACATCGACGAAATCCTCGCGGTTCCAGCGTTGGGATTCGTCTTCGCCGGGCCGCTCGACCTCTCAGTTGCCTATGGGCATCCCGGTGACATAGACCACGCAGTCGTGACCGAAGCTGTCGAAACCATCCGCACAGCAGCCGTCGAAGCTGGCGTTCCACTTGGCGGCCTCGGCTTTGGAATGGACGACGTAAACGAGAAGGCGAAAACCGGCTATCAACTCCTCAACATTGGGAGCACGACTGGCGCCCTCAAAGGCGCAGTCGAAGGATGGTTGGCTGCGGACGGGCGACAGACATAG
- a CDS encoding DUF5805 domain-containing protein, which produces MTDVEADTERTVVKTYLPSYQKEIWQEHAAELDMSQSEYVRAMVQAGRKGFEADPSEARSTPSNPGGDGLETRILSLLENGQYLSWDGLVEELSNSFEDRLESALDSLQQANRIQYSGRHGGYTISGGMNGRQ; this is translated from the coding sequence ATGACTGATGTCGAGGCCGACACCGAGCGAACGGTGGTCAAAACGTATCTGCCATCCTACCAGAAAGAAATTTGGCAGGAACATGCAGCCGAATTAGACATGAGCCAGAGCGAGTACGTGAGAGCCATGGTACAGGCCGGGAGAAAGGGGTTCGAAGCTGACCCTTCGGAAGCCCGTTCTACACCCTCAAACCCTGGGGGTGATGGGCTCGAAACACGCATCCTCTCGCTCCTCGAAAATGGGCAATATTTGTCGTGGGATGGGCTCGTCGAAGAACTATCAAATTCGTTTGAAGACCGGCTCGAATCGGCGCTCGATTCACTCCAGCAAGCCAATCGAATCCAGTACTCGGGACGCCACGGCGGATACACCATTTCTGGAGGTATGAATGGGCGTCAGTAA